A single Deinococcus betulae DNA region contains:
- a CDS encoding FAD-dependent monooxygenase gives MTRSVLIVGAGIGGLALAQRLLQTGIQVRLIEKVPAWRPVGAGLILSVNALRVLERLGLAKGAAHRGQRLTSAQVTDAAGRPLQTVLYPQSSAGGAVALHRAALQNLLSRGVESQIQFGTTLRALHQDAGGVEVGLSDGSEGRFEAVVGADGLHSSVRQLVFGDVPKHYAGYTSWRFLVDVPQTGPHDYAVEMWGRGCRLGLVPIGQGQLYGYVTANAPERERPTSVQTDTIQELQALCRPFGGLAPAVTAQLRADLPVIRTDIHEVRLPRWVRGRVALLGDAAHAMTPNLGQGAAMSLEDAWVLGGQLATSEAPAALARYEQLRQARVNRVQTQSRQLGRAGQLEATWLRAVRDVGLRLSPPSLARRSARDLFEVALD, from the coding sequence AGTGCTGATTGTGGGGGCGGGGATTGGTGGCCTGGCTCTGGCGCAGCGGCTGCTTCAGACCGGCATTCAGGTCAGGCTCATCGAAAAGGTGCCCGCGTGGCGGCCGGTAGGCGCCGGTCTGATTCTCAGCGTCAATGCCTTACGGGTGCTGGAGCGGCTGGGCCTGGCCAAAGGCGCCGCGCACCGGGGCCAGCGACTCACCTCGGCCCAGGTTACAGACGCAGCAGGCCGCCCCCTTCAGACCGTCCTTTACCCCCAGAGCAGTGCGGGCGGCGCTGTTGCCCTGCACCGCGCCGCCTTACAAAACCTGCTCAGCCGGGGCGTGGAGTCCCAGATTCAATTTGGAACCACTCTTCGCGCCCTTCATCAGGATGCTGGGGGCGTGGAAGTCGGTCTCAGCGACGGTTCAGAGGGACGTTTTGAGGCCGTGGTGGGCGCCGATGGGCTGCACTCGTCAGTCCGCCAGCTAGTTTTTGGTGACGTTCCGAAACACTACGCGGGCTACACCAGCTGGCGCTTCCTGGTGGACGTGCCTCAAACCGGCCCGCACGACTACGCGGTGGAGATGTGGGGCCGAGGCTGCCGGCTAGGTCTGGTGCCCATAGGGCAGGGGCAACTTTACGGCTATGTCACGGCCAATGCGCCGGAAAGGGAAAGGCCGACCTCTGTTCAGACCGATACCATTCAGGAGTTGCAGGCCCTCTGCCGCCCGTTTGGTGGGCTCGCCCCGGCTGTGACGGCGCAGCTGCGTGCCGACCTGCCGGTCATCCGCACCGACATCCATGAGGTCCGCCTGCCCCGCTGGGTTCGGGGCCGGGTGGCCCTGCTGGGCGACGCTGCCCACGCCATGACCCCCAATCTGGGCCAGGGCGCGGCCATGAGTCTGGAAGACGCCTGGGTGCTGGGCGGGCAGTTGGCTACATCTGAGGCGCCCGCCGCCCTGGCCCGTTACGAACAGCTCCGGCAGGCGCGCGTGAACCGCGTGCAAACCCAGTCGCGGCAGTTGGGTCGCGCCGGACAACTGGAGGCGACCTGGCTGCGCGCCGTGCGGGACGTGGGCCTGCGCCTCTCGCCGCCGTCATTGGCTCGCCGCTCTGCCCGCGACCTCTTTGAGGTTGCGCTGGACTGA
- a CDS encoding YhgE/Pip domain-containing protein, whose translation MTRPPARLTVRTDYRALTPAERSLWRAPLMWASAALFLFIPIIYVTVYLLGVWDPAGQLPQLPAALVNLDQGIVQRGKRVNVGHDLVTELRRDPPVDFRRYPTQAAAEEAVRRGEVYFALTIPAEFSRKAVGGRSSEHGLLRLYRAPGLNAYASAVADRVAGELAETLNRDLGERRWEVVQSSLKDVQQGFADLRAATGDLVAGAERLSDGAEELQSGAATLTRGAGRLASGSADLATGAGKLAGGVSTLTGGVGRLSGSLRQLEAAAPTSAEVALLKEGARALSAGTGQLAGQLEKLAAGSGDLATAARTLTGGAAQVGTGSARLAKDLPALAGGLNELQAGATELGGQSGTLRRALPAGQPVTAGAARLEAGAQTLAQGLTAAGQGAQQAATGAAALAKGAAQVQGGAARLQQGTQTLVQGSRASATGAGQLAGGAAKVQTGVTKLADGSVKLGAALGQINRKVPAQAELTKLSSGADQLAQSAGVLAARTGDLAAGSQKVQAGATDLASGAGQLADGLARLRREIPATTEDLGGDPEGLAQSVQVRTQTFADVPNNGNAFAPYFVALALWVGVTMTTFIFPYLLLPASGRQTSQAARVLRKLAQPGLIVLGQALLVVAGLHLLDVHLLSPALVVLTALAASLTFLLVVVALNLLFGPAGRVLALILLIVQLAASGGSYPVELSGPVFQAIHTVIPVTAVVNALRAAMFGAFEGQYWVFMGHLALVAAVSLGVALLSRRRWVYTPDDRFRSPILTDVG comes from the coding sequence ATGACTCGACCGCCTGCCCGCTTAACCGTCCGCACGGATTACCGCGCCCTGACCCCCGCCGAACGCTCGCTGTGGCGCGCGCCTCTGATGTGGGCGTCGGCGGCGCTGTTTCTGTTTATTCCCATCATTTACGTGACGGTATATCTGCTGGGCGTCTGGGACCCGGCGGGGCAGTTGCCCCAGCTGCCGGCCGCGCTGGTCAACCTGGACCAAGGGATTGTGCAGCGCGGCAAGCGGGTCAATGTGGGTCACGACCTCGTGACCGAACTGCGCCGCGACCCTCCTGTGGACTTCCGCCGCTACCCCACCCAGGCCGCCGCCGAGGAGGCCGTGCGCCGGGGCGAGGTGTACTTTGCCCTGACCATCCCCGCCGAATTCAGCCGCAAGGCCGTGGGGGGGCGCAGCAGCGAGCATGGCCTGCTGCGGCTGTACCGGGCGCCGGGCCTGAATGCCTACGCCAGTGCGGTGGCTGACCGGGTGGCCGGCGAACTGGCCGAGACCCTGAACCGTGACCTGGGCGAGCGCCGCTGGGAAGTGGTGCAGAGCAGCCTGAAAGACGTGCAGCAGGGCTTTGCCGACCTGCGTGCGGCCACTGGTGACCTGGTGGCGGGTGCAGAGCGGCTCTCGGACGGCGCTGAGGAGTTACAGAGCGGCGCGGCCACTCTGACGCGAGGCGCAGGGCGCCTGGCCAGTGGCTCGGCCGACCTGGCCACTGGCGCCGGAAAGCTGGCCGGGGGCGTGAGCACCCTGACGGGCGGCGTGGGCCGGCTGTCGGGCTCGCTGCGGCAACTGGAGGCCGCTGCCCCCACCAGCGCAGAGGTCGCCCTACTGAAAGAGGGTGCGCGGGCGCTGTCGGCCGGCACCGGGCAGCTGGCTGGGCAACTGGAGAAACTGGCCGCTGGCAGCGGGGACCTGGCGACCGCCGCGCGCACCCTCACGGGCGGGGCAGCGCAGGTGGGAACAGGCAGCGCCCGGCTGGCCAAAGACCTGCCGGCGCTGGCCGGCGGCCTGAACGAGCTTCAGGCCGGTGCTACTGAACTGGGTGGCCAGTCCGGGACCCTGCGCCGGGCGCTGCCAGCTGGACAGCCGGTGACGGCGGGCGCCGCACGGCTGGAGGCCGGTGCCCAGACGCTGGCCCAGGGCCTAACCGCCGCCGGGCAGGGCGCCCAGCAAGCAGCCACGGGCGCCGCGGCCCTGGCCAAAGGCGCGGCCCAGGTGCAGGGCGGCGCGGCCCGACTTCAGCAGGGAACGCAAACGCTGGTCCAGGGCAGCCGCGCGTCGGCGACAGGAGCCGGACAACTGGCCGGCGGCGCCGCCAAGGTGCAGACTGGTGTCACCAAGCTGGCCGACGGCAGCGTCAAGCTGGGCGCGGCGCTGGGGCAAATCAACCGCAAGGTGCCGGCCCAGGCCGAGCTGACAAAACTGAGCAGCGGCGCTGACCAGCTGGCCCAGAGTGCCGGGGTCCTGGCGGCCCGCACGGGTGATCTGGCGGCAGGCTCCCAGAAGGTGCAGGCTGGGGCCACTGACCTCGCCAGTGGTGCCGGGCAGTTAGCGGACGGCTTGGCCCGCCTGCGCCGCGAAATCCCTGCCACCACCGAGGACCTAGGCGGTGACCCTGAAGGCCTAGCCCAGAGCGTGCAGGTGCGTACCCAGACCTTTGCCGACGTGCCCAACAACGGCAACGCTTTCGCGCCCTACTTTGTGGCCCTGGCGCTGTGGGTGGGGGTTACCATGACCACCTTTATCTTTCCGTATCTGCTGCTGCCCGCCAGTGGCCGGCAGACCTCGCAGGCGGCCCGTGTGCTGCGCAAGCTGGCGCAACCTGGCCTGATTGTGCTGGGGCAGGCGCTGCTGGTGGTCGCGGGCCTGCACCTGCTGGACGTTCATCTGCTCAGCCCGGCGCTGGTGGTGCTGACGGCCCTGGCGGCCAGCCTGACCTTTCTGCTGGTCGTGGTTGCCCTGAACCTGCTGTTTGGCCCGGCTGGGCGCGTCCTGGCCCTGATTCTGCTGATCGTGCAGCTGGCTGCCAGTGGGGGCAGTTACCCCGTCGAACTTTCTGGCCCGGTGTTTCAGGCGATCCATACGGTAATTCCGGTCACAGCTGTCGTGAACGCCCTGCGCGCGGCGATGTTCGGGGCATTCGAGGGGCAATACTGGGTCTTCATGGGCCATCTGGCGCTGGTGGCCGCTGTCAGTCTGGGGGTGGCCCTGCTCAGTCGCCGCCGCTGGGTGTACACGCCCGACGACCGCTTCCGTTCACCCATCCTGACCGACGTGGGGTAA
- a CDS encoding TetR/AcrR family transcriptional regulator has protein sequence MTASPARRLPSADRRQQLLSASEALFTVHGFEAVSMGDIAVALGISRPTVYSYFASTADLLSELLEGHLADLERRLVPLLTGTHTQRPLAAIFQLLVGERALLTLLGSGSGPTFAARRLAVLAGLEERLSQSLHPPEGRTRTPYLLTCVTLLLQATATHAVTAGLSPDQTAQLAGTLERFVNAGLQGLDDEGGPARNL, from the coding sequence GTGACCGCCTCCCCCGCCCGCCGCCTGCCCTCTGCTGACCGCCGCCAGCAGCTGCTGAGCGCCAGTGAAGCGCTGTTTACAGTCCACGGCTTTGAGGCCGTCAGCATGGGGGACATCGCTGTGGCCCTGGGCATTTCGCGGCCCACGGTGTACAGCTATTTCGCTTCCACGGCCGACCTGCTGTCCGAACTGCTGGAAGGCCACCTGGCCGACCTGGAACGGCGGCTGGTGCCACTGCTGACCGGCACCCATACCCAACGGCCGCTGGCCGCTATTTTTCAGCTACTCGTCGGGGAGCGTGCCCTGCTGACCCTGCTGGGCAGCGGCAGCGGCCCCACTTTCGCGGCGCGGCGCCTGGCCGTGCTGGCGGGTCTAGAGGAGCGCCTGTCTCAGAGCCTGCACCCGCCCGAAGGCCGCACCCGCACGCCGTATCTGCTGACCTGTGTCACCCTGTTGCTTCAGGCCACGGCCACCCACGCCGTCACAGCTGGCCTCAGCCCGGACCAGACCGCGCAGCTGGCCGGTACGCTGGAACGCTTTGTCAACGCCGGTCTCCAGGGGCTGGACGATGAAGGTGGGCCCGCGCGCAACCTGTGA